A single window of Sparus aurata chromosome 12, fSpaAur1.1, whole genome shotgun sequence DNA harbors:
- the prrc2b gene encoding protein PRRC2B isoform X2, translating to MSDRLGQITKSKDGKSKYSSLSLFDKYKGKSIETQKNAVVPRHGLQSLGKVATARRMPPPAHLPSLKSENKGNDPNVIIVPKDGTGWANKQEQPEQKSSIASIPQLPELQPQLASQKSVSNLQKPSPVANQENTNTGGPKQWAQLNGKAVEQDGSRASNRLQPFSHEEFPTLKAAGEQDRAGKERSGFDPSYGPGPSLRPQNVTSWREGGGRNLQPSSLTLGLPADPEGKITALGETGTPPATSHPSTTTGTTSSSVVTVQSPVLEPKEPSLRPAQPVRRTTVPTALQYQLHHTSTAVYHDMLPAFMCSKETREAPGTEHVPTTVAAPARFDSKPAFRQSYAKPELVNGDVKRENRFVRAPPRLSSQPIRRPGDRPQRPAIINPEDLKDLDELDNDCEDGWAGLHEEVDYSEKLKFSDDEDEHGEKKMWNDWEREREREIQRDCQSSLSSGEVSYPQEGPEESYSYQHHHHEPPRKTSGRYLSTDSSVQQKNQGEPLADQEDHQRPSQAQGPARAKYVSPELSEAVERARRRREEEERRAREERLAACAEKLKKLDEKFGKTERQTSRTDEGQKEGEGKEVPLSPNREQSKGHHESWQYSTKDGSECVPDSSPGHSYREEPGFSNYRGSEDDGQEPSSPSGDYSGRHPSKPVPPRFQKQPQHQQQQPQQQQQQQEQVYKMQHWQQPGHPPPSGSSHAQRGYYPPHVLGFDPRWMMMPPFMDPRMAQGRSPVDYYPGAVHSSAGMMKPMMHQDHLNSPGSDEGCHPNLHQERRAPSTEPYPMWNQDGYPLRSFTPPYQRQHESLDSGQPDDRSDMACSQQDSYEERANECLSHPQDDLPHHAYQNRASDREHHGLLTTAQSHADSDYPKQDCRDKHLKDGPESHDENLDGSKDSWKRDGGQKQDVGLNSAQSQWSEPSSSSSSSVSQPSETSGRPLTRRTGPIKKPVLKALKVEDKENEKPKPEPEEKTVPYRLEKEVLTNVYDLKKDNQPASTRRSASPAVEKQPEERQRQSPAPTKTERPLSTHSDDSPKESAWDSGKSQPPRDSQENREPHAPRRNNWIFIDEEQAFGAVRGTGRGRSRGFREFSSRGGTRGGRGGDNLRGAYNNNNNSSGAQRTGRGRASPRDLVKVEEFQRGKPRRRNVSETLSEASEYEELPKRRRQKGSENGEGYTESGEVRKADRDSWRSNKVYTEDQTAQDSREKAKANRGFGGRMLPPRLNTTGSYNRSFGGSRDISTWRGRGPQFTSSGSSMQENGYGPGAETTYTRRPPVEREALKYPPKFTGSFMENGTEDRDGEYYFNNDNPDMQMLRRRRPPRQDKPPRFRRLRQEREPGSNQWTSEEYINGDFANPWPGRAKGSGEDNWPSGHYAGGRPSQHGQAEEWETGSENSDFGDWREKRSGSGGAATQGHGDIPSDSGHSEPGSGEKRELCKRSFSSQRPLVERQNRKGEPSLLEAGKMTRTPDNPPTSSSNRSDSWQNGGTSCKSRGPDESGPVYSIEQPEERESNETSGKKLDKELKQGPVKTDLAEPLSQYELSSYPIEGDTGGPVSNPDGYQDALSKKQRRPQEDDRRRKEQGAAVPVKNRTIASKIPPRFAKKQGSMSIEQPDDALSSNNLGTEIWESNSSALSVQSSGGDSWTKQVSYTGSEPNSEDSDAGPEQSKEQHKPGPIGNERSLKHRKGSEGVDRLEGGPITPVNGVDLHVDTVLPVPPIEFGVSAKDSDFSLPPGSTPVPVSNPVNKLQDALATNTALNQSIPMLRSNHLQPGINLNPISFPSADLTLKMESARKAWENSQSLPEQGSPGGNSSGAQPPCSVGSSSGVSYSSFGGVSMPPMPVASVAPSMSMQGNHIPPLYLDGHVFPSQPRLVPPTMTQQQTYQQICSSFQAAAAQQIPISLHTSLQAQAQLGLRGGLPVSQSQEMFNSIPPFRSQVYMHPNLSQPNPMVLSGGAPLKGPYSAFPGMQPSDMVKPQSGSHYQPMNGSQQLVYDSQMNQGPGMGSSQLMDSQLIQVTMPLPGSQLRYGSAQQHLILPQSIQLQQGQNLSVGGPRRMMPPGSQPAVMTGSREGSQMEMKGFQFSDKPNHSPGISAGSYRPGSASPSGKPSGPGGPVGPLPPHFAQQVPPAQGSMVMHMRPPTTGPFPNPIQRPVMQVNKPVIIRSPPYPNPGRDPSHSTPPSAPEPPVKGPEDGMKNKTMREVRKAVGEGKTSSGGMTSKLQEPLPSTGQAKPARTGAIKPQAVKVEEGKA from the exons ATGTCCGATCGTTTGGGGCAAATAACCAAGTCCAAGGATGGGAAAAGCAAGTATTCCTCACTCAGCCTATTTGACAAGTACAAGGGAAAATCAATAGAAACTCAGAAAAACGCAG TAGTTCCGCGACATGGCTTACAGAGTCTTGGCAAAGTGGCCACAGCCCGGCGCATGCCCCCACCTGCTCACCTGCCGAGCTTGAAGTCCGAAAACAAAGGAAACGATCCCAACGTGATTATTGTGCCTAAAGACGGTACGGGATGGGCGAACAAGCAGGAACAACCCGAACAAAAGAG tTCTATTGCATCAATACCACAGCTGCCGGAGTTGCAGCCACAGCTGGCTTCACAGAAGTCTGTCTCCAATCTTCAGAAGCCCTCACCGGTAGCCAACCAggag aacacaaacacaggtggaCCAAAGCAATGGGCCCAGCTAAATGGAAAGGCAGTAGAGCAAGATG GTTCAAGGGCCTCAAACCGACTTCAGCCCTTCTCTCACGAGGAATTTCCCACGCTGAAGGCAGCTGGAGAACAGGACAGGGCTGGCAAGGAAAGAAGCGGCTTCGATCCGTCGTATGGGCCCGGACCAAGCCTCCGCCCCCAGA ATGTGACGAGCTGGAGGGAAGGTGGTGGCAGGAACCTTCAACCCTCATCCTTGACCCTCGGCCTGCCAGCAGATCCTGAGGGTAAGATCACTGCCCTGGGTGAGACCGGCACCCCTCCAGCCACATCTCACCCCTCCACTACCACCGGCACAACCTCCTCTAGCGTAGTGACAGTTCAGTCACCAGTCCTTGAGCCCAAGGAGCCTTCCCTGCGACCCGCCCAGCCTGTCCGCAGAACAACCGTCCCTACTGCCCTGCAGTACCAGCTTCACCACACCTCGACTGCTGTCTACCATGACATGTTGCCCGCATTT ATGTGCTCTAAAGAGACGCGTGAAGCCCCAGGTACAGAACATGTTCCTACCACCGTTGCAGCCCCAGCCCGATTTGACAGCAAGCCAGCTTTTAGGCAGAGCTACGCCAAACCTGAACTTGTCAA CGGTGATGTGAAAAGAGAGAACCGCTTTGTCCGTGCTCCACCTCGACTCTCCTCTCAGCCCATCCGCAGGCCGGGTGACAGACCACAACGCCCTGCCATCATTAATCCAGAGGACCTGAAGGATCTGGATGAGCTTGACAATGACTGCGAGGATGGATGGGCTG GACTCCATGAAGAAGTAGATTACAGCGAGAAGCTCAAGTTCAGTGATGACGAAGACGAACACGGTGAAAAAAAGATGTG GAATGactgggagagggagagggagagagagatccAGCGTGACTGCCAATCCTCCCTAAGTTCAGGTGAGGTGTCTTACCCCCAGGAGGGCCCTGAGGAGAGTTATTCTTACCAACACCACCATCACGAACCTCCCAGGAAGACCAGCGGCAGATATCTCTCTACAGACTCCTCG GTCCAGCAGAAAAACCAAGGTGAGCCACTGGCTGACCAAGAAGATCACCAGCGCCCATCTCAGGCTCAAGGACCTGCTAGGGCAAAGTATGTGTCACCTGAGCTGTCAGAAGCTGTTGAGAGGGCCCGCAGAcgcagggaggaggaagagaggcgTGCCCGCGAAGAACGACTTGCTGCCTGTGCTGAAAAACTCAAAAAGCTGGATGAGAAGTTTGGGAAGACTGAGAGGCAGACATCAAGGACGGATGAGGGccagaaagagggagagggtaAAGAAGTTCCACTGTCCCCAAACAGGGAACAGAGTAAAGGCCACCATGAGAGCTGGCAGTACAGCACAAAAG ATGGAAGTGAGTGTGTCCCAGACAGCTCTCCTGGCCATAGTTACCGTGAGGAGCCTGGCTTCTCTAACTACCGTGGCAGCGAGGATGATGGTCAGGAGCCTTCCTCTCCCTCAGGAGACTATAGTGGACGTCATCCCTCCAAACCCGTCCCACCCCGCTTTCAAAAGCAGccacagcaccagcagcagcagccacagcagcagcagcagcag CAGGAACAAGTATACAAGATGCAGCACTGGCAACAGCCAGGTCACCCTCCCCCATCTGGCTCAAGCCACGCCCAGAGGGGCTACTATCCCCCACATGTCCTCGGGTTTGATCCCCGCTGGATGATGATGCCACCTTTCATGGATCCCCGCATGGCCCAAGGACGATCTCCTGTGGACTACTACCCCGGTGCTGTCCACTCTTCAG cAGGAATGATGAAACCCATGATGCATCAAGACCACTTGAACAGCCCTGGATCTGATGAGGGATGCCATCCCAACCTGCACCAGGAGAGAAGAGCCCCTTCCACTGAGCCTTACCCTATGTGGAACCAAGATGGCTACCCCTTGCGCAGCTTCACTCCACCTTACCAGAGACAGCATGAAAGCTTGGACAGTGGTCAGCCAGATGACAG aaGTGATATGGCCTGCTCCCAACAAGACTCTTATGAAGAGAGGGCCAATGAGTGCCTGAGCCACCCACAAGATGATCTCCCCCATCACGCTTACCAGAACCGCGCCTCAGACAGAGAACACCACGGCTTGCTGACCACTGCTCAGAGTCATGCAGATAGTGATTACCCGAAGCAGGACTGTAGAGACAAGCATCTGAAGGATGGACCTGAATCTCATGATGAAAACTTAGATGGCTCCAAGGACAGCTGGAAAAGAGATGGAGGCCAGAAACAAGATGTTGGACTCAACAGTGCTCAAAGCCAATGGTCTGAACCCAGTTCCAGTTCAAGTAGTAGTGTCAGCCAGCCATCTGAGACCAGTGGGCGCCCTTTGACACGCAGAACTGGGCCTATCAAGAAACCAGTTCTCAAGGCTCTCAAAGTAGAAGACAAGGAGAATGAGAAACCCAAACCTGAGCCTGAGGAGAAGACTGTCCCTTACCGCCTGGAGAAAGAAGTCCTTACTAATGTTTACGACTTGAAGAAAGATAACCAGCCTGCCAGCACCAGACGTTCAGCCTCACCTGCTGTTGAGAAGCAGCCTGAAGAGAGGCAGCGTCAGTCACCAGCTCCAACTAAAACAGAGAGACCTCTGAGCACCCACAGTGATGACTCTCCCAAAGAGAGTGCTTGGGACAGTGGAAAGAGCCAACCACCTAGAGATAGCCAGGAGAACCGGGAGCCCCATGCACCACGGCGCAATAACTGGATCTTCATTGATGAAGAGCAGGCCTTTGGTGCAGTTAGGGGAACCGGTAGAGGCCGCAGTCGAGGCTTTAGGGAATTTAGCTCTAGAGGTGGAACCCGTGGTGGCCGAGGTGGAGACAATCTCAGAGGGGcttataacaacaataacaacagcagtGGTGCTCAGCGCACAGGCAGAGGCAGAGCTTCACCAAGGGACCTTGTCAAGGTGGAGGAGTTCCAGAGGGGCAAGCCCCGGAGGCGAAATGTCAGTGAGACTTTGAGTGAAGCGTCTGAGTATGAAGAACTACCCAAGAGGCGCCGCCAGAAGGGGTCTGAAAATGGAGAAGGTTACACAGAGTCTGGAGAAGTCCGTAAAGCTGATAGAGACTCTTGGAGATCCAACAAGGTGTACACAGAAGACCAGACAGCACAAGATTCAAGAGAAAAGGCCAAGGCCAACAGAGGTTTTGGAGGTCGTATGCTGCCTCCCAGATTGAACACCACTGGTAGTTACAATCGAAGCTTTGGAGGATCCAGGGACATTTCTACATGGAGGGGCCGTGGGCCCCAGTTTACTAGCAGTGGTAGCTCCATGCAAGAAAATGGTTATGGTCCTGGAGCTGAGACTACATACACCCGCAGACCCCCTGTTGAACGTGAGGCTCTCAAATACCCTCCTAAATTCACTGGCTCCTTCATGGAAAATGGCACGGAGGACCGTGACGGAGAATATTACTTCAACAATGACAACCCTGACATGCAGATGTTAAGGAGACGTCGTCCACCCCGTCAAGACAAGCCCCCACGTTTCCGCCGTCTACGACAAGAACGTGAACCTGGCTCCAACCAGTGGACAAGCGAAGAGTACATAAATGGAGACTTTGCAAACCCCTGGCCTGGTCGCGCCAAAGGCAGCGGGGAAGACAACTGGCCAAGTGGCCACTACGCTGGTGGGCGCCCGAGCCAACACGGTCAGGCAGAGGAATGGGAGACAGGATCAGAAAACAGCGACTTTGGTGACTGGAGAGAGAAGCGAAGTGGCAGTGGGGGTGCGGCTACACAGGGACACGGTGATATTCCCTCAGACTCTGGCCACAGTGAACCAGGCTCCGGTGAGAAGAGGGAACTTTGCAAGAGAAGCTTCTCCAGCCAAAGACCACTGGTGGAACGGCAGAACAGGAAGGGAGAGCCATCACTGCTGGAAGCGGGCAAGATGACACGTACACCTGATAATCCCCCTACCTCCTCCTCTAACAGGAGTGACAGCTGGCAGAATGGAGGGACATCTTGTAAGAG CAGGGGCCCCGATGAATCCGGCCCAGTCTACAGCATCGAGCAGCCGGAGGAGAGGGAGTCCAATGAGACCTCTGGGAAGAAATTAGACAAGGAGCTGAAGCAAGGACCTGTCAAGACAGACTTAGCTGAACCTCTCTCCCAGTATGAGCTCAGTAGCTACCCAA TTGAGGGGGACACAGGGGGACCAGTTTCGAATCCGGATGGATACCAGGATGCCTTGTCCAAAAAGCAAAGACGCCCACAGGAAGATGATAGAAGGAGGAAGGAACAAGGAGCTGCT GTGCCAGTGAAGAACAGAACCATTGCATCCAAGATACCACCACGCTTTGCGAAAAAGCAGGGAAGCATGAGCATTGAACAACCTGACGACGCGCTTTCTTCTAACAACCTGGGAACGGAAATCTGGGAGAGCAATAGCTCAG CTCTTTCAGTGCAGTCTTCAGGGGGAGACTCGTGGACCAAACAGGTGTCTTACACTGGGAGCGAGCCCAACTCTGAG GATTCTGATGCTGGCCCCGAGCAGAGTAAAGAACAGCACAAACCAGGGCCCATCGGAAACGAACGCTCCCTAAAGCACCGCAAAGGCTCTGAAGGTGTCGATAGGCTGGAAGGTGGCCCTATCACACCAGTTAATGGTGTGGACCTCCATGTGGACACTGTGCTGCCTGTGCCTCCTATTGAGTTTGGTGTCAGTGCCAAAGACTCTGATTTCAGCCTGCCACCAGGCTCAACCCCGGTGCCCGTGTCCAATCCTGTCAACAAGCTTCAGGATGCACTTGCCACCAAT ACGGCCCTCAATCAGAGTATCCCGATGCTGCGCTCCAACCACCTGCAGCCTGGCATTAACCTCAATCCAATCTCCTTCCCAAGTGCTGACCTCACTCTCAAG atGGAATCAGCTCGTAAAGCGTGGGAGAACTCTCAGTCCCTCCCTGAGCAGGGCTCTCCGGGCGGAAATTCTTCAGGTGCTCAGCCTCCTTGCAGTGTTGGCTCATCCAGTGGTGTCAGCTACAGTTCTTTTGGAGGGGTTTCCATGCCTCCGATGCCTGTGGCATCAGTAGCACCTTCCATGTCCATGCAAG GTAATCATATTCCCCCGTTGTACCTGGATGGTCACGTCTTTCCCAGCCAGCCACGCCTCGTACCTCCTACCATGACCCAGCAGCAGACCTACCAACAG ATTTGTTCATCTTTTCAGGCGGCTGCAGCCCAGCAGATACCCATCTCTTTGCACACGTCTCTTCAGGCTCAGGCTCAGTTGGGGCTTCGAGGAGGTCTACCTGTCTCCCAGTCCCAAGAGATGTTCAACTCCATTCCCCCCTTCAG GTCCCAGGTTTACATGCACCCCAATCTGTCACAGCCCAACCCTATGGTGCTGTCAGGCGGAGCCCCCCTAAAAGGGCCCTACTCTGCTTTCCCTGGCATGCAGCCCTCAGATATGGTCAAACCACAGTCAGGCTCACACTATCAGCCTATGAATGGCAGCCAGCAGCTAGTCTATGACAGCCAGATGAACCAGGGGCCTGGGATGGGTTCCTCCCAGCTAATGGACTCTCAACTCATCCAG GTGACGATGCCCCTACCCGGCTCTCAGCTGCGCTATGGCTCAGCTCAGCAACACCTCATCCTCCCACAGTCAAtccagctgcagcagggacAGAACCTGTCTGTCGGTGGCCCACGTCGAATGATGCCACCTGGCTCCCAGCCTGCTGTCATGACTGGCAGCCGAGAG GGCTCACAGATGGAGATGAAAGGCTTCCAGTTCTCTGACAAGCCCAATCATTCCCCAGGCATATCTGCAGGGTCATACAG GCCTGGGTCTGCCAGCCCCAGTGGGAAGCCCTCTGGTCCTGGGGGGCCCGTCGGGCCTTTGCCTCCACATTTTGCCCAACAG GTCCCACCTGCTCAGGGTAGCATGGTGATGCACATGCGGCCCCCCACCACTGGCCCTTTCCCTAACCCCATCCAGAGACCAGTCATGCAGGTCAACAAGCCTGTCATCATCCGCTCCCCCCCTTACCCCAATCCCGGCCGCGACCCCTCCCACTCCACCCCTCCCTCTGCCCCTGAGCCCCCTGTTAAAGGGCCAGAGGATGGCATGAAG AATAAAACCATGCGAGAAGTTCGCAAGGCAGTGGGCGAGGGCAAGACATCATCCGGGGGCATGACCAGCAAACTCCAGGAGCCCCTGCCCTCCACAGGGCAAGCCAAACCAGCACGCACTGGAGCCATCAAACCCCAGGCTGTCAAAGTAGAGGAGGGCAAGGCGTAA